CCAGTCGGTAATCGGGCTTGTAACAGGCAAGTCAAAAGCATATCTTTAGGACTGTCCACTCCACATACCAATTTATGGTGGAAATTAAGATGAATGTGAAATGCCAACTGCTTGGATGTTTTACTCTTGTGCTAGTGATGAGGGATGTGTATGGTCAAAGCAACACTCAAATTCAGTCTCCAAAAAGTGTGAGTGAATTAACGAAATGTTTTTATGCAATATTGCAACATCTTACAATTGCCGCCGTTCATGAGCTAGTAGTCGGACTTGTTAACTGGTTGCAGTTATACACGTGCCGggttcaaccagttagcaagtctgACATTAATTTATTTGACAAGGATAAAATGTATGACATTAATTGTGGCGAGAAGGACTTCTAATAAAATATTACGAGATCTGGACAATTAAAAGTCCAGATCAGTTCAACTCTGATCACACTTCCATGGGCGGTCCAATTCTTCACCTCATGACTGATTAATGATCTATGACACGTCCATCAACATTCCCTATCGATAGTCAGTGACGCCACGGCGTATATTTACGTAAATCTGGCGCTCCAGTTTCCTGGCGGAGAAGATGGCGGCTCCTGGACCGGGGGAGTATTTCAGTGTCGGCAGCCATGTCTCCTGCCTCACCTGCTTGGGGCAGCAATTGCAAGGAGAGGTCGTTGCCTTTGACTATCAGTCCAAGATGTTGACTTTGAGTATCCTTTTTACAATTTTCCGTTGTCACTAAATCGGTGGTCTTCCAGGCTGCAAGGGGCCTGGGGGTAACGGGTCGCTCATGCCAAATTGAGATCCGCGCAAGCGTAGTCAAGAGACTAGGGAGCTTACTAGCTTACTCTTGATCAAAACGTAGCTAACCACACGATTTAATACTGTTCCGTTCAGTTACTTTAAACCTTGTTACTCTCTATTTCATGTCAGGTATGGTAAGTTTAGAATCTGTATGATCTTGAGTTAATGTTtgttgttagccagctagctatcgAAGTTGGCATGGTATTGTGCCATAATGCTAGCTAACTTGCTAACACAAGCTATTGTGGTCAGCGATAGCACAGTCAGTCCTTGTATGGATCACTATCTGGCAGCTCCAAGGGGCGTTATGCCTGGCAAATTCTTAGTAACAGTTAGCATGCAGCTAGAAAAAGAGCTAACTAGCAGATCACGCTTAGAATTGTCTTATGCTCTAAAACAATGGTTATTTAAAGAACATTATTGATGGCTAGTCATGTAATGATGTAGCTAGCTACCCACCCCAAGTTAGCTTACATTGTCGAAACTGACACGCAAGGATTCACCGGTGACAGTTTAGAGAGGAGTGACTGTCCAGTTATTGGGTTAACTactcaagctaacgttagctagtagtGAGGTAGTAACTGCCTACCCAAGTACCTTGACCCATGTAAAGTGTTTTGTAGCGGACTTGGGGAAATACATTAACGTTAGCTATATGCATGTTCATAGCTGTAGCTATATTGGAAGATGTGAAATATGTTATGTGAATGTGCAGACTTGTATTTTATAACCTTTaaaatatatgtatgtatgtgtatatgtatgtatgtatgtatgtatgtatgtatatatgtcaccttttatttcatttaagttctcatttacaactgcgacctggccaagataaagcaaagcagtatgacacagagttacacatggaataaacaaatgtacagtcagtaacacaatagaaaaaaaagtatatatacagtgggcaaATTGcgtgaggtaaggcaataaataggtcatagtggcgaagtaattacaatttagcaaattaacactggagtgatagatgtgtagaTGATGTAGAAGTACTGGTGtgtaaaagagcagaaaagtaaataaaaacatggggatgaggtaggtagattggctgggctatttacagatgggctgtgtacagctgcagtgattggttagctgctcataaagctgatgtttaaagttagtgagggagagaagtctccaacttcagctatttttgcaatttgttccagtcattggcagcagagaactggatggaaaggcggccaaacaggtgttggctttggggatgaccagtgagatatacctgctggagcgtgtgctacgggtgggtgctgctatggtgaccagtgagctgaggtaaggctgggctttacctagcaaagacttatcgatgacctggagccagtgggtctggcgacgaatatgtagcaagggccagccgacgagagcatacaggtcgcagtgttgtgggtggtatatggggctttgctgacaaaatggatggcactgtgatcgactgcatccaattttttgagtagagtgttggaggctattttataaattacatcgccgaagtcaaggatcggtaggatggtcagttttacgaggctatattttggcagcatgagtgaaggatgctttgttgcaaaataggaagccacttttagatttaattttggattggagattcttaatgtgagtctggaaagagagtttacagtctagccagacacctaggtatttgtagttgtcgacatattctaagtcggaaccatccagagtagtgatgctggacaggcgggcagtgattggttgaagagcatgcatttagttttacttccttacggaagaagagttgtatggcattgaaggtcgtctggaggtttgttaacctctctgggatatgtgggacagtagcatcccacttggccaaaagccagagaaaatgcagagtgccaaattcaaataaattcttataaaaatcaaactttcatgaaatcacacgtaagataccaaattaaagctacacgggttgtgaatccagccaacatggcaaatttcaaaaaggcttttcggcgaaagcaaacgatgctattatctgaggatagcacctccataaacaaaagggagaaaacatatttcaaccctgcaggcgcgacacaacacgcagaaataaaaatataaatcatgcctttgacgagcttcttctgttggcactcaaacatcacaaatggtcctttttgttcgattaattccgtccatatatatccaaaatgtcaatttatttggtgcgtttgagccagaaaaacaccggttccaacttgcccaaaagttacctgtaaactttgccaaaacatttcataCAACTataggtattttttaaagtaaataattgatcaaattgaagacgggatgatctgtgttcaatacaggaagaaaacaaactgaagcatgctttctggtcatgcgcctctatcaaacagtacacaAGAAGTGACCccttcaagatggccgtacttcattacacaaaggaataacctcaaccaatttaactgcaagcaagtcccttagaaatctggattcccaatgaacccattgaaaagagtgacctaaaacaacaaaaaaatctgaatggtttgtcctctgggtttcgcctgctacataagttctgttatgctcagacatgattcaaacagttttagagacttcagtgttttctatccaaatctactaataatattcatatcttatcttctggggatgagtagcaggcagttgaatttgggcatgcttttcatccaaaattccaaatgctgccccctatcctagagaagttaagtgtccaaagaagggccagaagtacacagaatggtgtcgtctgcgtagaggtggatcaaagaatcaccagcagcaagagcgacgacattgatgtatacagagaagagagtcggcctgagaattgaaccctgtagcacccccatagactgccagaggtccggacaacaggccctccgattttacacactgaactctatatgagaagtagttggtgaacctggcgaggcagtcatttgagaaaccaaggctgttgagtctgccgataataatgtggtgattgacagagttgaaagccttggccaggtcgatgaagactgctgcacagtactgtcttttatcaatggcggttatatCGTTtaataccttgagcgtggctgaggtgcacctgtgaccagctaAATTCCTTTTCAGGCCTGCACGGAGCACTGCTTAGAGAAATAGACAGTCATGAAAAGTGCTGCAGAACTCTAAGCCATTTGATTTGGACTATTTGCTCACACAGACATACATTGCAGAGCACTAAAATTCTGTTTGCCTGGTTGTGCGGGCCAATCTTTCACCTCTGCCTGGTATAGGACAGAAAGGCCCAGAGTCAGACAACTCTGTGGTAGTGGAACAACTGCAGCCACAGTCAGGGGAAAGAATGTGATTTATGTGTCTGTCAGTCAGCTGTTATCACACTGCATCAGCATTGTGGATTTCAACAGTGTGCATTCCATACCTTCACGTTCCGGTGGATGTCAAACAGGTCTCCATTACCTGGCTGGAAGGTAGTACTGCCTCATAATCCTCAGACTTTCCTCATTTGATCTTATTAAATTAGAGGTATTTTATCAGTGTCAGTTGATGACTAGCCTGGTGTACAGATCTACAATGTTACGGTTGTTAAATCTAGTCTACTTTTTTTGTGGATGTTGAGGTGCATAGAGGGTGTTTTGCCAAGGCCCAGGTCAAAGGGGACAAGTCACTCTTCAAGATGTGTATCATGTAGGCCTATTCTCTTGATATATTTTGCTTATGGAAGCACAGGTTTGAGGGTGTTTTCGGGATATCAGTTGAAGGGAAAGTTCTGTGCTTCCTTCTGTTGCATGAGGTCACAGACTGATTGTGTGAATTGTCTGTCACCAGACGATAAACCGTGTCTCAAGGGCAGTGAGCAGGCTGCTACTAGATAGTATCCTTTGAGCTTTCTTAACACAGTTGGGTGTTCGTGAAGGCTACTCTTGGCAGTTGTGCTTTGTATGCCAATTTTGTATCCGTCTAGTAGGCTATTTGCCATCTTTCGCTCCACAGTATTTCTGATATCCACATGATGAATTGTGGCTCATTTGTACCCAACCTCCTCCCTTACAAACAATGGATTGGACTCTTTGTCCCCTCACTTAAGTTAGTGGAGTTGAAAGGGGACCTGCTGGTGGAGTGCATACACCTCATGCtgtcttcaaatcaaatgttgtatttgtcacatgcttcgtaaactggtgtagactaactgtgaaatgcttgcttcTTAACATCTCCTTTGAGAAGTTCTGAGTGGGCTATTCATTTTGTTTAGTTGCTGGTGGTTTGTTTGACTGCTAAGTCCTAAGCTTAGCCTATGTTTAGGACCTCTGTTCTGGGTTGTAACCGTCTGCATGGTTTCTTGGGCAAGAGGCTGTTCCTGGAGTGCCGTGGTGAACCCTGGACATGTTTCCTAGGTTATGGGGAAGCATGATCCCAGGATGTTCTGTTGTGAGGAGGCTGTTGAACTTGAATGGCAGAAtagagggggtgggaggggggtgAAAAAGAGGAAGATGTTCCATCAGGGGATCTCCAGCACCTGGCGAAGTTGGATTGGTGCTGTGCTTTGATTTTGTGTTCTACTAGAGCAGCATATGTTGTGCTCACTTATTAGGCCTATTTGGTCAGCGGTTCACTATTGAGCGACTAAATTGCACTATTGTGACTAGCTGCAGTATTCCATTTAGAATGTGTGTTCTGACTTCTCCCTAAGCTCAATAACATAATGTTGGTGATTTACCTCAGGTCTGGCATAGCCTAATGTTTTGTGGAAGAAGTGATTCCAGCTGATCCATTGTTTCCCTCACATACATACAAGTCCTGCATGTATATTTAGTCTAATGCTAACTGCTGCTAATTTGACCTCCATTCTGAATGTGTGGTACAGCCTATTTGCCTTGACCCACTGACCTTTCAGAATGCGCCCCCTCCAGTGGAAAGGCAAACGTCAGCGACGTGGTTCTGATTAACTTAGCCTACGTGTCTGAGGTGGACATCATTAATGACCGCACTGAAACTCCTCCTCCACTAGCATCTCTGAATGTCAGCAAGGTAAGACCAGCCAATCACCACTCCTCACACCCTCCTTGACACCTTCTCATACCAAGAAGTGACGAATCATCAGACATCTGGTAATTTTGTCATTAGCTTTAGCAATACGTCCTGCACTAAGTCCTGCACTAACTCACTTGATTCAGCTAATTGTGGTTCAGTCAGACTAAAGACTCATTTGTTTTGTCCCAACACAGAGTCAACGAATTGTATAATTTTGGGTGCTTTCACATGTTGATTGGAACCATATGGTTAACCTGAATGAATTGTTtgcatatttaaaaaatgaatggcaaTTGTCTTGCCCCAAAAAATCCTGAAATGTTCCATCACCATATCATTCAACGTTGGTCGGCATCAAACAAAACCCACCTGTTCCACATTTGACTAAAATTATCAGTGAGCAGTTTCTAATTATTTGTATTGCTAACGGACGGAAATTCCTTAGTTCCTTTCCATGCCAAACACAACTTTTTCCTTTTACATAACTTAACTTCCAAGGGCTTTTGGGGTTCTCCGTTGTAAACAGCTCTAACGTTTTGGTTCTCCTTTTCCAACACGCCTGCAGCTTGCCAACAGAGCACGGTCGGAAAAGGAAGACAAGTTATCCCAAGCATATGCAATTAGTGCTGGAGTCTCTGTGGAGGGCCAACAGCTATTCCAGACTATACATAAAACGTGAGTATCGTCTCCTGTCTCTAATACTGTGGCTCTGCTGCCTCCATCTATAGAAACATCCCGTTatttacttactatgactgtccCCAGTGGCCAGGAAAGGCTGTTTTAAAGAAAATGTGCTACCTAATGCATTTAAATAGTCTCGTTGGATGTATAAATTACCTTCACTGATTAATTGACCAGTTTGAATGCCAGTCTTTGATTCAGTAATGTTTTGTTTTAAACCATATCAAATCGTATGCATTCCATTATACCACTTGGTTGTAATGCGATTGTAGTGTTGATCCCTGATTTGGCCTAGACTACAGTGAGTGACCTATGACCGTAAGTCTTACAGTACCAACACTGATTGACCAATTTCTGATATAAGCTGTTAATTCTGTAATGTtcttttgtttaatttatttgtaaattttCTTCAGTGTTGTTGCTGTTCGATATGCACCTTTCCACCATCTGATACCTGCTGCATGGAGTCATCTGTCTAAATGTGTGACCTGAAACCTTTAACCTCAGTACCCTGACTGAAGGAAGCTACTGGGTGCTTTTTTTTCTAAAA
This sequence is a window from Oncorhynchus mykiss isolate Arlee chromosome 13, USDA_OmykA_1.1, whole genome shotgun sequence. Protein-coding genes within it:
- the LOC110486402 gene encoding protein LSM12 homolog A; this encodes MAAPGPGEYFSVGSHVSCLTCLGQQLQGEVVAFDYQSKMLTLKCAPSSGKANVSDVVLINLAYVSEVDIINDRTETPPPLASLNVSKLANRARSEKEDKLSQAYAISAGVSVEGQQLFQTIHKTIKDCKWQEKNIMVMDDVVISPPYQVENCKGKEGSALSHVRKIVEKHFRDVESQKSVQRPQAQQTQKDSTLSS